A genome region from Dickeya chrysanthemi NCPPB 402 includes the following:
- the modE gene encoding molybdenum-dependent transcriptional regulator yields the protein MQAEILLTLKLQQRLFADPRRIALLKQVQQTGSISQGARLADISYKSAWDAINEMNQLSEQTIVERTTGGKGGGGAVLTRYGERLLQLYDLLGQIQQKAFDVLQDDTLPLDSLLAAIARFSLQTSARNQFFGTVLERDRQQVQQHLSILLADGHTRIQGALTQQSADRLQLTSGKEVLALIKAPWVTVTPQKEPTPAHDNVPAHDNAPAHDNVLPGRISSLQPGSAHSEVLVTLEGGEVVCATLSNDEVTRQGLQPGMAVYASFNADQVIIATLC from the coding sequence ATGCAAGCAGAAATTCTTCTTACCCTCAAACTCCAGCAACGGCTCTTCGCCGACCCGCGTCGCATCGCACTACTCAAGCAAGTGCAGCAAACCGGCTCCATCAGCCAGGGAGCGCGGCTGGCCGATATCAGCTACAAAAGCGCCTGGGACGCGATTAATGAAATGAATCAGTTGTCGGAGCAAACCATCGTTGAGCGCACCACCGGCGGTAAAGGCGGCGGCGGTGCGGTGCTGACGCGTTACGGTGAACGGCTGCTGCAACTGTATGATCTGTTAGGGCAGATTCAACAGAAAGCCTTTGATGTCCTGCAAGACGATACGCTGCCGCTGGACAGCCTGCTGGCGGCTATCGCCCGTTTTTCGCTGCAAACCAGCGCTCGCAACCAGTTTTTCGGCACCGTTCTGGAACGTGATCGGCAACAGGTACAACAGCACCTGTCCATCCTGCTGGCGGATGGTCATACCCGCATTCAAGGCGCACTGACTCAACAAAGTGCCGACAGGCTGCAACTGACCAGCGGCAAAGAAGTGCTGGCGTTAATCAAAGCCCCCTGGGTCACCGTCACCCCGCAAAAGGAACCGACGCCGGCTCACGACAATGTGCCAGCTCACGACAATGCGCCGGCTCACGATAATGTATTGCCGGGCCGTATCAGCAGCCTGCAGCCCGGCTCGGCGCACAGTGAAGTGCTGGTGACGTTGGAAGGCGGCGAAGTGGTATGCGCCACCTTGTCCAACGATGAGGTAACGCGGCAAGGCTTACAGCCGGGGATGGCGGTCTACGCCAGTTTTAATGCCGACCAGGTGATTATCGCCACCCTGTGCTAA
- the modF gene encoding molybdate ABC transporter ATP-binding protein ModF yields MSLLHIQQAQFRLSDTRMMRLDELKLHQEQCWAFVGANGSGKSALARALCGELLLLSGQRRCDFQRVARLSFEQLQQLVSLEWQRNNTDMLSADEDDTGRTAAEVIQDSVHDAERCGRLAAQFGIAHLLNRRFKYLSTGETRKTMLCQALMAQPDLLILDEPFDGLDVASRAQLIELLASLAAQGQALVLILNRFEDIPDFIGQVGVLADCTLTRQGAREAILSDALVSQLAHSETLVDSALPEAEDPQQSPILPPDQPRIRLLHGVVSYNDRRILDDLSWEVLPGQHWQIVGPNGAGKSTLLSLITGDHPQGYSNDLTLFGRRRGSGETIWDIKRHIGYVSSSLHLEYRVSTSLRNVILSGFFDSIGIYQAVSDRQRFLAAQWLALLGLPDSVADAPFQSLSWGQQRLALIVRALVKHPALLILDEPLQGLDPLNRQLIRRWLDILIGQGHTQLLFVSHHAQDAPDCITHRLTFVADGDGYRYLTESR; encoded by the coding sequence ATGTCATTGCTGCACATCCAGCAGGCGCAGTTCCGGTTAAGCGACACCCGGATGATGCGTCTGGATGAACTCAAGCTACATCAGGAACAATGCTGGGCGTTCGTCGGCGCCAACGGCAGCGGAAAATCGGCGCTGGCGCGCGCACTCTGTGGCGAATTACTGCTGCTGTCGGGGCAACGACGGTGTGACTTTCAGCGCGTGGCGCGCCTCTCCTTCGAACAACTGCAACAGTTGGTGTCGCTTGAGTGGCAGCGCAACAATACGGATATGCTGAGCGCCGATGAAGACGACACCGGGCGCACCGCCGCCGAAGTGATTCAGGACAGCGTACACGACGCCGAACGCTGCGGTCGGTTGGCCGCGCAATTCGGCATCGCCCATTTATTAAACCGGCGCTTCAAATACCTCTCTACCGGCGAAACCCGCAAAACCATGCTGTGTCAGGCGCTGATGGCGCAGCCGGACCTGCTGATTCTTGACGAACCGTTCGACGGGCTGGACGTCGCCTCACGCGCGCAGTTGATCGAACTGTTGGCGTCGCTAGCGGCGCAAGGGCAAGCGCTGGTGCTAATCCTCAACCGCTTTGAAGATATTCCGGACTTCATCGGGCAGGTCGGCGTGCTGGCGGACTGTACCCTGACCCGGCAAGGCGCACGTGAAGCGATTTTGTCCGATGCGCTGGTATCACAACTGGCACACAGCGAAACGCTGGTCGATAGCGCATTGCCGGAAGCGGAAGACCCGCAACAATCCCCCATTTTGCCGCCGGATCAACCCCGTATTCGGCTACTGCATGGCGTGGTGAGCTACAACGATCGCCGCATTCTCGACGATTTGAGCTGGGAAGTGCTGCCGGGCCAGCACTGGCAAATCGTCGGGCCGAACGGCGCGGGTAAGTCCACCCTGCTCAGCCTGATCACCGGCGACCACCCGCAGGGCTACAGCAACGACCTGACGCTGTTTGGCCGCCGGCGCGGCAGCGGCGAAACCATCTGGGACATCAAGCGCCACATCGGCTATGTCAGCAGCAGCCTGCATCTGGAGTACCGCGTCAGCACCAGCCTGCGCAATGTGATCCTGTCCGGGTTTTTCGATTCTATCGGCATTTATCAGGCGGTATCCGATCGCCAGCGTTTTCTCGCCGCCCAATGGCTGGCGCTGCTCGGGCTACCGGACAGCGTGGCCGATGCCCCGTTTCAGTCACTCTCCTGGGGACAACAACGGCTGGCGCTGATTGTGCGTGCACTGGTGAAACACCCGGCCTTGCTGATTCTGGACGAACCGCTACAGGGATTAGACCCGCTCAACCGCCAGCTTATCCGGCGCTGGCTGGATATTTTGATCGGTCAGGGACACACCCAACTGTTGTTTGTTTCACACCATGCGCAAGACGCACCGGATTGCATTACCCATCGTCTCACGTTCGTCGCCGACGGCGACGGCTACCGTTACCTGACGGAAAGCCGCTGA
- the galE gene encoding UDP-glucose 4-epimerase GalE, with protein sequence MKVLVTGGSGYIGSHTCVQLIAAGHQPVILDNLCNSKASVVNAIAHVSGQTPVFYQGDIRDGSLLQTIFAEHDIGAVIHFAGLKAVGESVREPISYYDNNVYGTLTLVEAMKHAGVKTLIFSSSATVYGDQPQIPYQESFPTGTPASPYGRSKLMVEQILQDLQRAEPDWSVVLLRYFNPVGAHPSGEMGEDPQGVPNNLMPYIAQVAVGRRDSLAIFGNDYPTVDGTGVRDYIHVVDLADGHVAAMNTLHGKPGVHTYNLGAGVGYSVLQVVEAFSRACGKPLPYHFAPRRDGDLPAYWADAEKAARELNWRVSLTLDEMAADTWRWQSRHPNGFSD encoded by the coding sequence ATGAAAGTATTGGTTACAGGTGGTAGCGGTTACATAGGAAGTCATACCTGTGTGCAACTGATCGCCGCCGGTCATCAGCCGGTTATTCTCGACAACCTGTGCAACAGTAAAGCCAGCGTAGTAAACGCCATTGCCCACGTCAGCGGGCAGACGCCGGTGTTTTATCAAGGCGATATCCGCGACGGCAGTCTGTTGCAGACGATTTTTGCCGAGCACGATATCGGTGCCGTGATCCACTTCGCCGGCCTGAAAGCGGTGGGCGAATCGGTACGCGAACCCATCAGTTATTACGATAACAACGTCTACGGCACGCTGACGCTGGTGGAAGCCATGAAGCACGCCGGCGTTAAGACACTGATTTTCAGCTCTTCCGCCACCGTCTACGGCGACCAGCCGCAAATCCCGTACCAGGAAAGCTTCCCCACCGGCACCCCCGCCAGCCCGTATGGCCGCAGCAAACTGATGGTAGAGCAGATCCTGCAGGATTTGCAGCGCGCGGAGCCGGACTGGAGCGTGGTGCTGCTGCGCTACTTTAACCCGGTGGGCGCGCACCCGTCGGGCGAGATGGGCGAAGACCCGCAGGGCGTGCCCAACAACCTGATGCCTTACATTGCGCAGGTGGCGGTAGGCCGCCGCGACTCGCTGGCGATTTTCGGTAATGATTACCCGACCGTCGACGGCACCGGCGTGCGAGACTACATCCATGTGGTGGATTTGGCCGATGGTCATGTCGCCGCCATGAATACTCTGCACGGCAAGCCCGGCGTACACACCTACAACCTTGGCGCCGGCGTCGGCTACAGCGTGCTGCAAGTGGTGGAAGCCTTCAGCCGCGCCTGCGGCAAGCCGCTGCCGTATCATTTTGCGCCCCGCCGCGACGGCGACCTGCCCGCTTACTGGGCCGACGCGGAAAAAGCCGCTCGCGAACTTAACTGGCGCGTCAGCCTGACGCTGGACGAGATGGCCGCCGATACCTGGCGCTGGCAATCCCGCCATCCGAACGGCTTTTCAGACTGA
- the galT gene encoding galactose-1-phosphate uridylyltransferase, which yields MAYFDPVEHPHRRYNPLTGQWVLVSPHRAKRPWQGQQESVSSDPLPSHDPSCFLCPGNERVTGDTNPDYQGTFVFTNDFAALMADTPPAPESNDPLMRCQSARGTSRVICFSPDHSKTLPELPLSALEQVVATWQQQSAELGKTYPWVQVFENKGAAMGCSNPHPHGQIWANDFLPNEAEREDRLQRDYFQQYGSPLLVDYLQRELQDGARHVVETEHWLAVVPYWAAWPFETLLLPKAHTLRLPDVTAEQRQDLALALKQLTSRYDNLFQTSFPYSMGWHGAPFTDGDHPHWQLHAHFYPPLLRSATVRKFMVGYEMLAETQRDLTAEQAAERLRAVSDIHYRDDTHYRDDSHSHDSGVQA from the coding sequence ATGGCGTACTTTGATCCCGTTGAACATCCGCATCGTCGCTACAACCCGCTGACCGGCCAGTGGGTACTGGTGTCGCCGCACCGCGCCAAACGTCCGTGGCAAGGGCAGCAGGAAAGCGTGTCGAGCGATCCGTTACCCTCGCATGATCCCAGTTGCTTTCTCTGCCCCGGCAACGAACGGGTCACCGGCGATACCAACCCTGACTATCAGGGTACCTTTGTGTTCACCAACGATTTTGCCGCGCTGATGGCAGATACCCCGCCTGCCCCAGAAAGCAACGACCCGCTGATGCGCTGCCAAAGTGCGCGCGGCACCAGCCGGGTGATCTGTTTTTCACCAGACCACAGTAAAACCCTGCCGGAACTGCCGCTCAGCGCGCTCGAACAGGTAGTCGCGACATGGCAACAACAGAGCGCCGAACTGGGGAAAACCTACCCGTGGGTGCAGGTGTTTGAAAACAAAGGAGCGGCGATGGGCTGTTCCAACCCGCATCCGCACGGCCAGATCTGGGCCAACGATTTCCTGCCCAACGAAGCGGAACGGGAAGATCGACTGCAACGCGACTATTTCCAGCAGTACGGTTCGCCGTTGCTGGTGGACTACCTGCAACGCGAATTGCAGGATGGCGCGCGGCATGTGGTGGAAACCGAGCATTGGCTGGCGGTGGTGCCCTATTGGGCTGCCTGGCCGTTCGAAACGCTGTTATTGCCCAAAGCCCACACCCTGCGCCTGCCGGATGTCACCGCAGAACAGCGACAGGATCTGGCGCTGGCGCTGAAGCAGCTCACCAGCCGCTACGACAACCTGTTCCAGACCTCATTCCCTTATTCCATGGGCTGGCACGGCGCCCCGTTTACCGACGGTGATCACCCGCACTGGCAGTTACACGCGCATTTTTATCCGCCGTTGCTGCGTTCCGCTACTGTGCGTAAGTTCATGGTCGGCTATGAAATGCTGGCGGAAACCCAGCGTGATTTGACCGCTGAACAAGCCGCGGAACGGCTGCGGGCCGTCAGCGATATTCATTACCGTGACGACACCCATTACCGTGACGACAGTCACTCTCATGATTCAGGAGTTCAGGCATGA
- the galK gene encoding galactokinase gives MTLSARTQAVFQQQFGYPAALTVQAPGRVNLIGEHTDYNDGFVLPCAINYSTTISAAPRDDRQIRVIAVDYDSQQDQFSLDASIEHHPQWQWANYVRGVIKHLKNRSDAFGGADLVISGDVPQGAGLSSSASLEVAVGKAIQALYQLPLDNVALALNGQEAENQFVGCNCGIMDQMISAQGQRGHALLIDCRSLETRAVSMPDNVAVMIINSNVKRGLVDSEYNTRRQQCEAAARHFQVKALRDVSEADFAARVAGLDEVTARRARHIITENDRTLAAAEALTRGDLRQMGELMAASHVSMRDDFEITVPPIDTLVEIVKAVIGDEGGVRMTGGGFGGCIVALIPQQHVTAVQNAVMREYPAKTGLQPTCYVCQASPGAGYVE, from the coding sequence ATGACCTTATCAGCACGCACCCAGGCGGTTTTCCAGCAACAGTTCGGTTACCCGGCAGCCCTTACCGTGCAGGCTCCGGGCCGGGTCAACCTGATAGGCGAGCATACCGACTACAACGATGGTTTTGTGCTGCCTTGCGCCATCAACTATTCCACCACCATCAGCGCCGCCCCGCGCGATGACCGGCAAATCCGGGTGATTGCGGTGGACTACGACAGCCAGCAGGATCAATTTTCGCTGGACGCATCGATCGAACATCACCCGCAGTGGCAGTGGGCGAACTATGTGCGCGGCGTCATCAAGCATCTGAAAAACCGCAGCGATGCCTTTGGCGGCGCGGATCTGGTGATAAGCGGCGACGTGCCGCAGGGCGCGGGTCTGAGTTCGTCGGCGTCGTTGGAAGTGGCGGTCGGCAAGGCGATTCAGGCGCTGTATCAGCTACCGCTGGACAATGTGGCGCTGGCGCTTAACGGCCAGGAAGCGGAGAACCAGTTCGTCGGTTGTAACTGCGGCATTATGGACCAGATGATTTCAGCACAAGGCCAGCGCGGCCACGCGTTGCTGATCGACTGCCGCTCGCTGGAAACGCGTGCGGTGTCGATGCCGGACAACGTAGCGGTGATGATCATCAACTCCAACGTCAAACGCGGTCTGGTGGACAGCGAGTACAACACCCGCCGCCAGCAGTGCGAAGCCGCCGCGCGCCATTTTCAGGTCAAGGCGCTGCGTGACGTCAGCGAAGCGGACTTCGCCGCCCGCGTGGCCGGGCTGGATGAGGTAACGGCGCGCCGTGCACGCCACATCATTACCGAGAACGACCGCACGCTGGCGGCAGCCGAGGCCTTAACGCGCGGCGACCTGCGCCAGATGGGCGAACTGATGGCCGCCTCTCACGTCTCAATGCGGGATGATTTCGAAATCACGGTACCGCCGATCGATACGCTGGTGGAGATCGTCAAAGCGGTGATCGGCGATGAAGGCGGTGTACGCATGACCGGCGGTGGATTTGGTGGCTGTATCGTGGCGTTGATCCCACAACAGCATGTCACCGCGGTGCAAAATGCCGTGATGCGGGAGTATCCGGCGAAAACCGGATTACAACCGACCTGTTACGTCTGCCAGGCCTCGCCAGGAGCCGGTTATGTCGAATGA
- the galM gene encoding galactose-1-epimerase encodes MSNDPVEPRAPQTALAPDGQPFRLTVLQNRHGTQVTLMDWGAAWLSCLLPLPGGATREVLLGCAPEQYPHQAAYLGASVGRYANRIANATLHQGDTLIRLKANQGPHQLHGGPDGFHARRWQVLQQRDDQVTYQLHSPDGDQGFPGALTAQVSYQLTDQNTLDIEYQAEVDQLCPVCLTNHAYFNLDGEPTDVRHHRLQLMADYYLPVNQDGIPGEALQEVANSSFDFRQPKTLMQDFLSDADQQAVRGYDHAFLLHRTGGSAESPAASLWSADGKIQMQVYTSAPALQLYSGNFLAGTPSRDGSPYANHAGLALESEFLPDSPNHPDWPQPDCWLKPGKRYRSLTRYAFNVSQPD; translated from the coding sequence ATGTCGAATGACCCTGTTGAACCGCGTGCGCCGCAAACGGCGCTCGCACCGGATGGTCAGCCATTTCGGTTGACCGTACTGCAAAACCGCCACGGTACGCAGGTAACGCTGATGGATTGGGGAGCCGCCTGGCTCTCTTGTCTGTTGCCGCTGCCTGGCGGCGCAACGCGTGAAGTGCTGCTGGGCTGCGCGCCCGAACAGTATCCGCATCAGGCCGCTTATCTTGGCGCGTCGGTCGGTCGCTATGCCAACCGTATCGCCAACGCGACCTTGCATCAGGGCGATACGCTCATCCGGCTAAAAGCCAACCAAGGGCCGCACCAGTTACATGGCGGCCCAGACGGCTTCCACGCCCGGCGCTGGCAGGTACTGCAACAGCGTGACGATCAGGTCACCTACCAGTTGCATTCGCCGGACGGCGATCAGGGCTTTCCCGGCGCGCTGACGGCGCAGGTCAGTTACCAACTGACCGACCAGAACACGCTGGACATCGAGTATCAGGCCGAAGTGGACCAGCTCTGCCCGGTATGTCTGACCAACCATGCCTATTTTAACCTTGACGGCGAACCCACCGATGTTCGTCATCATCGGCTACAACTGATGGCGGATTACTATCTGCCGGTGAATCAGGATGGCATTCCCGGCGAGGCGTTGCAGGAAGTCGCGAACAGCAGTTTTGACTTTCGTCAGCCGAAAACCCTGATGCAGGATTTTCTGTCCGATGCCGACCAGCAGGCCGTGCGCGGCTATGACCACGCTTTTTTGTTGCATCGCACCGGCGGCTCCGCTGAAAGCCCGGCCGCCAGCCTGTGGTCGGCGGACGGAAAAATACAGATGCAGGTCTACACCAGCGCACCGGCGTTGCAGCTCTACAGCGGTAACTTTCTGGCCGGCACACCATCGCGCGACGGGTCGCCTTATGCCAACCACGCCGGGCTGGCGCTGGAAAGCGAATTTCTGCCGGATAGCCCCAACCACCCGGACTGGCCGCAGCCCGACTGCTGGCTGAAACCCGGCAAACGCTATCGTTCGCTCACCCGGTACGCATTTAACGTCAGCCAACCGGACTGA